In Malaclemys terrapin pileata isolate rMalTer1 chromosome 10, rMalTer1.hap1, whole genome shotgun sequence, the following are encoded in one genomic region:
- the TICRR gene encoding treslin isoform X1, producing MTCSHNVVFLLDVASSLQKNQLQLGCLRILNYLACRFGLAKVRWGFKFFDSLGARGRASRVGDFRELGPRSWEDFEEELESRFGVQSHKSHLPGPGPRATLTQNVLKETLLDYQWDRPEITSPAKPFLRSQKSRLIVAPDEPLESHMPSEGFVNAIFLFSPCPHSQRELLQFVSGSDVHSCCDLPSSQEVAEKLLPKRVQEMIAGQKITLYWVDTAEWSKVLDSPDHSGYWTIFELICLVGGTVLPSETLIQGLSHHRTEAAPLFCREYSSSKPQFVPWATILPFASTLNCLLSKPSVFQASFPQQEGALFLSKHGVEKQWRCAVILEPIAMNQRHFQSPVSIFLKGTLTDWNLVKADSFLTESWILQSSQEGQSKQDTLFKQLVRRLITEELHMIAEVSPSEVWCPCTGILSPVSDTVAVLTLFCTEKAAEVQRCLLQGAVTESSSQDYAFHLPEVVSSVLSQVDTSIRDDLASSEETSVPEWVQQELSCTDGWNPAVVEGWYSLSNICGASSDLMESFRLLQAVSATEKEEASQPEMELTHCLSEFYQRKSSEASATAEPRDHKKRRGVPRTPVRQKMKTMSRSLQMLNVARLNVKAQKFQPDGVPPAAGEKVPQKLFRRSDDKLEENRRVLKISIDFKTEEEMLSHLTANYQEAVVNGEFLMFVCARNMVTAIQSFLKLKDAKEREVACLDGVRSHLLKTSKTLRQQYDVNPDKETKVRECQLQVFLRLEMCLQCPSLQSSTDEMEQLVEEMTDMLRILSLTEDPGYLTKFLEEVLASYIDSIPKTLGGLYYSLGTQIPPKLASVLPADFFSDDSMTLDSRSPTLPPSVTSVPAHSTASLSTETDQLEELRTRSAKKRRNNALARHRSMTEASQNLRQIEIPHIPKNPIRKENSHCYLATERVQQLLPLQKEAVQEVTKVRRNLFNEEMLSPSKRSLKKMPRSQSVSAVEGLRHKRSCSDEDGRVSDHRKLLTKRVSETPLHKQISRRLLHKQIKGRCSDPGSDISIVEESPEKAMSEVGLRRSPRIKQLSLNRTHSGSFYSTAQPSSRNMQRVHLVQREVTCVKQDITGIPQYPDNPTIQSPKRLLFGAVLEGSSPKVKESLGTRKTRHSSDLEEPIAYQTPQKPLSSACRMPRKSPRTPHRTPKTLEKTPGKTPAAKQTAAKCLGRYFSPSRQEKPPPEPNERKRDHLAQVTPQKDSSPVRFPSPYKEVGLQTPEKQAGNEVFDDVFGLPLKDSSPATASYIAAQLLCTTKEKSITDPQTQRRSLRSSQKTASPASIRRQTLHVEIQRNPQPNFHLESVSQPMEATPRKVRCAAPKSLSPVGVVAAALSPEAQATLRTVSSFNSPFESSIKTLSIDSPPHCKTRELDGESNTPKNPPLKSQNIAGTSPRKALGSPICAPEHTKPGEENSALPLSKSARNKQKHHSNGNTRLPAQSSQKPWAHGSESVHMLERNELVGTDAQGSSPRKDQSLEKQLSPELSAKGHVQISDAVSECEPLDSSSLGSRKSDASEARVLPSEEPKESKTLTVKKPSRSDVLNALPATSKSASLAYSLRCTPDRMQREAAARLGNPELPAKFSTPKSHYKLASASPPTYEVELEMQASGLPKLRIKRVGSGSAMEVQSQLKTGKPSGEESPFSELAVAWCARHPGKLAAACVSPSCFRSSNSTPGKGGGQTYICQSYTPTSCASNTTSPSHVDAGVPWTPSPKHKGKTTPDAIKDWPRRKKAANSNANGGCGRCEKHVECTGNVSASEEGGTISDQCNSSSKALLLADFELEGVYRLQDQSPPSDTEPRADDGASTGTFGLKSRKRTFDLLSPEEETKWEAKRSCTARDYLDLVSSSTDENSTSKRRISTMPPGRTTVSSNRTPGQQSSIGDDDVFGVSGSTPPVKGSLSASGLRALTQSPLLYQGQTPSRKKCAKEDELDVFHSITDQEVSPFSNAGSRRRPLSRTYSRKKLLS from the exons ATGACCTGTTCCCACAATGTGGTTTTTCTACTGGATGTGGCCAGCTCCCTGCAGAAGAACCAGCTCCAGCTGGGCTGCCTGAGGATTCTGAACTACTTAGCCtgcaggtttggcctggccaagGTCCGATGGGGTTTCAAGTTCTTTGACTCGCTGGGCGCCCGAGGCAGAGCCTCACGGGTGGGTGATTTCCGTGAGCTTGGGCCCCGCAGCTGGGAAGACTTTGAGGAAGAACTGGAGTCCAGGTTTGGGGTGCAAAGCCACAAATCTCATTTACCTGGCCCAGGACCCAGAGCCACCCTCACCCAAAACGTGCTGAAGGAAACACTACTGGATTACCAATGGGATCGACCTGAGATTACCTCGCCAGCCAAACCATTCTTGAGGAGCCAGAAGAGCAGGTTGATTGTGGCCCCGGATGAGCCACTTGAGAGCCACATGCCCTCTGAGGGCTTTGTGAATGccatctttcttttctctccctgcccTCATTCTCAGAGGGAGCTACTGCAGTTTGTATCTGGAAGTGATGTCCATTCCTGCTGTGATTTGCCCTCTTCTCAAGAGGTGGCAGAGAAACTTTTACCCAAGAGAGTCCAGGAGATGATTGCAGGCCAGAAAATTACCCTGTATTGGGTGGACACTGCTGAATGGTCCAAG GTGCTAGACTCTCCAGATCATTCTGGGTACTGGACCATCTTTGAACTGATCTGCCTGGTGGGAGGCACTGTTTTGCCGTCCGAGACCTTAATTCAGGGTTTGAGTCACCACAGAACAGAAGCAGCCCCTCTCTTTTGTAGAGAATACAGCTCCTCTAAGCCACAATTTGTGCCATGGGCCACAATCCTGCCCTTTGCTTCAACCTTGAACTGCCTGCTCTCTAAGCCTTCTGTATTCCAAGCATCATTCCCGCAGCAGGAAGGAGCATTATTCCTCAGCAAGCATG GAGTAGAGAAGCAGTGGAGATGTGCAGTGATTTTGGAGCCCATAGCCATGAACCAGAGACACTTCCAGAGTCCAGTCAGCATCTTCCTGAAAGGCACCTTGACAGACTGGAATTTGGTGAAGGCTGACAGCTTCCTCACTGAGAGCTGGATACTGCAGAGCTCCCAGGAAGGACAATCCAAACAAGACACATTGTTTAAACAGCTTGTAAGAAGGCTAATTACTGAAGAACTACACATG ATTGCTGAAGTGTCTCCATCTGAAGTTTGGTGCCCCTGCACTGGAATTTTATCCCCTGTCTCTGACACCGTTGCAGTCCTTACCCTATTCTGCACTGAAAAGGCTGCTGAAGTTCAGAGATGTCTCCTCCAAGGAGCTGTGACCGAGAGTTCTTCCCAGGACTATGCCTTTCATCTTCCAGAAGTTGTGAGCAGTGTGTTGAGTCAAGTTGATACTTCAATCAGAGATGATCTAGCTAGTTCTG AAGAGACTTCAGTTCCAGAATGGGTCCAGCAAGAACTGTCCTGCACAGATGGCTGGAATCCTGCAGTAGTTGAAGGGTGGTACTCTCTATCGAACATCTGTGGAGCAAGTTCAGATTTAATGGAGTCATTCAG GTTGCTGCAGGCTGTTTCTGCTACTGAGAAGGAAGAGGCCTCCCAGCCTGAAATGGAACTGACACACTGTCTGTCTGAGTTCTACCAGAGAAAATCTAGTGAAGCATCTGCCACAGCTGAGCCAAGGGACCACAAAAAAAGAC GGGGAGTCCCCCGGACTCCCGTCAGGCAGAAGATGAAGACCATGTCCCGCTCCCTGCAGATGTTGAATGTAGCAAGGCTGAATGTAAAGGCTCAAAAGTTTCAGCCAGACGGAGTGCCACCAGCAGCTGGTGAGAAGGTGCCCCAGAAGCTGTTCCGGAGATCAGATGATAAGCTGGAAGAAAATCGAAGAGTGCTGAAAATCTCCATAG ATTTCAAAACTGAGGAGGAGATGCTTTCCCATTTAACTGCCAATTACCAAGAGGCTGTGGTTAATGGAGAATTTCTGATGTTTGTGTGTGCACGGAATATGGTCACAGCCATTCAAAGCTTTCTGAAACTAAAAGATGCCAAAGAAAGAGAG GTGGCCTGTCTGGACGGAGTCCGAAGTCATCTCCTGAAGACCAGCAAAACCCTCCGACAACAGTATGATGTCAATCCTGATAAGGAAACCAAAGTCAGAGA GTGTCAGCTTCAGGTATTTCTGCGCCTTGAGATGTGTCTGCAGTGTCCCTCGCTACAGAGCAGCACAGATGAAATGGAGCAACTGGTGGAGGAG ATGACCGATATGCTGCGCATTTTGTCTCTCACTGAAGACCCAGGGTATCTTACAAAGTTTCTTGAGGAAGTCTTAGCATC ATATATAGACTCCATACCGAAGACCCTTGGGGGTCTTTACTACAGTCTGGGTACGCAGATTCCTCCGAAGTTGGCATCTGTTCTGCCTGCAGACTTCTTCAGTGATGACTCTATGACTCTGGATAGCAGATCTCCAACTCTTCCTCCATCTGTGACATCAGTCCCAGCTCACAGCACAGCTTCCTTAAGCACTGAGACGGATCAGTTGGAGGAGCTGCGCACTAGATCTGCCAAAAAGAGGAG GAATAATGCATTAGCCAGACACAGGAGCATGACAGAAGCATCGCAGAATTTACGCCAGATTGAAATTCCCCATATACCCAAGAATCCCATCAGAAAG GAAAACTCTCACTGTTACTTGGCCACTGAGAGAGTccaacagctgcttcccctgcagaaGGAGGCAGTGCAAG AGGTGACAAAGGTGCGACGGAACCTCTTCAATGAAGAGATGCTTTCTCCATCAAAAAGGTCCCTGAAGAAGATGCCTCGAAGCCAGTCAGTATCGGCTGTGGAAGGCCTGAGACACAAACGCAGCTGCTCTGATGAGGATGGTAGAG TTTCAGATCATCGCAAGCTACTGACCAAGAGAGTCTCAGAGACGCCGCTGCACAAACAGATCTCCAGGAGGCTGCTTCATAAACAAATCAAAGGCCG GTGTTCTGATCCTGGCTCTGACATCAGTATTGTGGAAGAATCTCCAGAGAAAGCCATGAGTG AAGTGGGATTAAGAAGAAGTCCGCGCATCAAACAGCTGTCGCTGAATAGGACACACTCAGGCTCTTTCTACTCCACTGCACAGCCCAGCTCACGGAATATGCAACGAGTACACTTGGTACAGCGAGAAGTGACATGTGTTAAGCAGGACATAACAG GCATTCCACAGTATCCTGATAACCCAACTATCCAGTCTCCCAAGAGGCTTCTCTTTGGAGCAGTTCTTGAAGGGAGCAGCCCTAAAGTGAAGGAGTCACTTGGAACAAGGAAAACAAGACACAGCTCAGACTTGGAGGAACCAATTGCCTATCAG ACTCCCCAGAAACCCCTGAGCTCTGCCTGTAGAATGCCAAGGAAATCCCCTCGTACTCCACACAGAACACCAAAAACATTGGAGAAGACCCCTGGCAAAACTCCAGCTGCTAAGCAGACTGCAGCTAAATGTTTGGGAAGGTACTTCTCTCCTTCCAGACAGGAGAAGCCACCACCTGAGCCTAATGAAAGGAAGAGGGATCATTTAGCACAAGTAACTCCTCAGAAAGACTCTTCTCCGGTGAGATTTCCCTCCCCTTACAAGGAGGTGGGGTTACAGACTCCAGAAAAGCAGGCTGGGAATGAAGTGTTTGATGATGTTTTTGGGTTACCTCTAAAAGATTCCAGTCCAGCAACTGCTTCATATATAGCAGCACAATTACTTTGTACTACCAAGGAAAAATCTATCACAGACCCACAAACTCAAAGACGCTCCTTGAGATCCTCCCAGAAAACAGCATCTCCAGCTTCTATTCGTAGGCAGACTCTTCACGTGGAGATTCAGAGAAATCCACAGCCAAATTTCCATTTAGAGTCTGTGTCACAGCCAATGGAAGCAACTCCCAGGAAGGTCAGATGTGCAGCTCCAAAATCTTTGAGTCCAGTGGGTGTAGTGGCTGCTGCTTTATCTCCAGAAGCCCAAGCCACTTTGAGAACAGTGTCTTCATTTAATTCTCCTTTTGAATCTTCCATAAAGACTCTGTCCATAGATTCGCCTCCTCACTGTAAAACAAGAGAACTTGACGGGGAGTCTAATACACCTAAAAACCCTCCTTTGAAATCTCAAAACATTGCAGGCACATCCCCAAGGAAAGCCCTAGGGTCTCCTATCTGCGCACCTGAGCACACCAAACCTGGAGAAGAAAATTCTGCTCTTCCGCTCTCGAAGTCTGCTAGAAATAAGCAGAAACATCATAGTAATGGTAACACTAGGCTTCCTGCACAAAGCTCTCAGAAGCCTTGGGCTCATGGATCAGAAAGTGTCCACATGTTAGAGAGAAATGAACTGGTGGGTACAGATGCTCAGGGTTCTTCCCCAAGAAAGGATCAGAGTTTGGAAAAGCAACTGTCTCCTGAGCTTTCTGCTAAAGGACATGTGCAGATCTCAGATGCTGTGAGTGAGTGTGAGCCCTTAGATTCCTCTTCCTTAGGCAGCAGAAAGAGTGATGCCTCAGAAGCTAGAGTTTTGCCATCAGAAGAGCCTAAAGAGTCAAAGACTCTTACTGTTAAGAAACCCTCCAGATCTGATGTTCTGAATGCTTTGCCTGCTACCTCAAAGTCTGCCTCTCTGGCCTATTCATTGCGCTGCACCCCAGACAGAATGCAGCGGGAGGCTGCAGCACGCCTAGGGAATCCTGAACTTCCAGCAAAGTTTTCTACTCCTAAAAGTCATTACAAGTTGGCTTCTGCTAGTCCACCTACTTATGAGGTTGAACTTGAGATGCAAGCTTCTGGCCTACCTAAGCTTCGCATTAAGAGGGTTGGTTCTGGCTCAGCCATGGAAGTACAGTCACAACTGAAAACTGGCAAACCCAGTGGAGAGGAAAGTCCCTTTAGTGAACTTGCTGTGGCCTGGTGTGCTAGACACCCAGGAAAACTAGCAGCTGCCTGTGTTTCACCATCCTGCTTTCGCTCTTCCAATAGCACGCCTGGGAAGGGTGGAGGGCAAACCTACATTTGCCAGTCATACACTCCAACTAGCTGTGCTTctaacaccacctccccatctCATGTGGATGCTGGAGTTCCCTGGACACCGTCTCCAAAGCACAAAGGGAAGACTACCCCCGATGCCATCAAGGACTGGCCCCgaagaaaaaaagcagcaaaCAGCAATGCCAATGGTGGGTGTGGTCGATGTGAGAAGCATGTAGAATGTACAGGGAATGTGTCAGCAAGTGAAGAGGGAGGAACAATTTCTGACcagtgcaacagcagcagcaaagctctgctgctggctgacTTTGAACTGGAAGGGGTTTACAGGCTTCAGGACCAGTCACCTCCCAGCGACACTGAGCCCAGAGCTGACGACGGTGCTTCCACAGGGACTTTTGGCCTGAAATCCAGGAAGCGGACCTTTGACCTCCTGTCTCCAGAGGAGGAAACCAAATGGGAGGCTAAGAGGTCTTGCACAGCTAGAGACTACCTGGATCTGGTCAGCTCTTCCACAGATGAGAATAGCACAAGCAAAAGGAGGATATCCACAATGCCTCCTGGTAGAACCACCGTGTCTTCAAACAGAACTCCTGGGCAACAAAGTTCCATAGGGGATGACGATGTCTTCGGTGTTTCAG GTTCAACTCCACCAGTGAAGGGCTCCCTCTCCGCTAGTGGTCTTCGAGCACTgacccagtcccccctgctctaccAGGGACAAACACCGTCTCGGAAGAAGTGTGCCAAAG AAGATGAGTTGGACGTCTTTCACAGCATTACAGACCAAGAAGTGTCTCCGTTCTCCAACGCGGGCTCCCGGAGGCGGCCCCTTAGCAGGACTTATTCACGGAAGAAGCTACTCAGCTGA